TGGCTCTGGGGCTGGATATGCGCTACGCCCGGGTGACCTACTACCTGGCCCAGAACGCCCAGAAAGTGGTGCCCAACTCTGCCCAGCACTACCGCGAGTATTTGGCCCTGCCCCAGGCCCAGCTCGAAGGCTTCGTGCGTCTCAACTACGGTCCGCGCGGTAACGTCATCGGCCGCTACGTGGACGTGAGTGGCTGGGGCGGCTGGGTGATTAGCACGGCTCACCACTACGAAGACCGGCCTGGGGCCGGGGCTAAGCGCGTAACCGTGACCGAACACGGCCTAAACTACCTGCGCCGCTGGAGCTATGGCGCGGGCTTGCGGGCGGGCTCCAGCCGCTACGCCCTGACGGCCCGGTACCGCTTTTCGGACGTGTTTACGGCCGCCACCCAACCCCAATATCCGGAGCTGCCGCGCTGGGTTATCGGGCTGGAGCTGGGCTGGCTGTAATTTGTAAAATACCCGGCCGTGAAAAGGCAACCTTCAGTTCGTTTTTGTGGTACATGCACCCAACAACCCTGCTTTGCTGCATAATTGCCGCTGATTTCCTGTTCAGGTAGCTAGGCTGTTCGGGACGTTTTGTATTTTGCCGAACTGATTTGAAGATGGTTGATTACCCCACAATGAAAAAACTCGTTCTCCCCGCTGCCTGTGCGGCTCTCCTGCTGCAAATGACCTCGTGTATCAACACGGAGCGGGAGGTTGGAACATCACAGAACGCGGATAAGGTATACACGCCCCCCACGAATACCAACCGCCTCAGCAGCCGTACGGTGCTTAACAAGGTGCAGACCACGCACTACTTTTCCAATACCAAAACCAAGGACAACTTCATTCTGCTGCTTCAGGGGCCTAAGATCCTGAATGCCCAGGCCAAGTTCATCATCGTCAGCAGTACCGGCGATACCCTGCGCAAGGAAGTAATGCCGGCCAGCGCCCTGCTCGACGAGCGGGAGCTGGAAGACCCGCAGGCTGCTACCGTGCGCGACAAGGAAATTGCCATTCTCAAGGGCATGAACAACTTCTTCCGCGAGGACCGCTTCACCCAGCCCGCCGTGCCTAAGACCGCGGCCCAGCCCGCCGAAATTGACCCGCAAAACTGGTCGGCGGTAAAGGAAGACAACAAGGCCGTGGGCTTCGACTACATCACCGTAGGCGGCAAAGAGCGCCGCATTGCCTACGCCAAAAAGCTGCAGAAGGCCGTCGTAATTGCCGAGTAGAATAGTGATTATTGGAGCTGCCAGAGCTCTACCCAAGCCCCGTTGCCTTCGCAGCGGGGCTTGTTTGTTTTTGGCTGAGCGGCCAAACCGCAGACCCGGTGCTAACGATTTTAGTGGTCCCGAAGAAAGAAGGTTGTTTTACGTAATAAGGTGGTGTTTATCAGAAGGGAAATGGCTTTGAGCTAAAGGGTAGGATACAGCTGTTGAAGGCTTTTAACTGGGGCGCGTAGCGGTGGTAGCGTTGGCATTGTAAGCAACATAAGCCCGGCTGATAAGGCTACGAATAGGGAGCAAACAGTATAAAATCGGGGCGGAGGACCTGCGGAAAAAAGAATGGCGCGGCCCCCAACCAAGGAGCCACGCCATGTCTAAATCCAATCACCTGGGCGCAAGATTTCACTGCTTACATGAGGGTTGGGTGAAGTCGCATTTTTCTATCCTTGCTTAATAGCCATTTTGCTTAGCCAGCCAATAGCGCCCGAGGTACTGCGTACTAGGCGGAACCCCCGGAACTCACCCAGCACCGCTACCTGACTACGGGCCGGCAGCGTGTCGAGGGGGGCCGCGGCGGCCGTGGGGTAGGCGTACAAATCGGCGGTAGCAGCCAGGGCCTCCCGGCGCAGGGCGGGCGCAGCGGCGGGCACCACGGCCTCGGCGGCCACGTAGCCGATGCGGCCATCGGGCTGCTCGACGCGGTACCAGCTGGCCTGGCTGCCGAGCACAAATAGGGGCGTATTACGGCTCATGGCTACCACGGCGCTACCCTTAGTGGCAGGGCTGCGGCGTAGGTTGGTGGTTTTCTCTTTTACCCGCACCCACTGGCCCAGGCGCTCGGGCTTGGTCCGCGGAGCCGGCGGCAAGGCGTCGGCATGGCGCACAAAGGGGAAGGGGTCGACAGCCCCGCGGCCGGCCCGGTACACGCCGAAGTGCAGGTGGGGCTGGGTAGTGCGGGCATTACCGGTATTGCCCACCAGACCCAGCGTGTCGCCGGCTTTTACCACCTGGCCGGGCTGCACGAGCTGCTTATCGAGATGGGCGTAGTAGATGTGCTGCCCGTGTTGGGCATCGGCCAGCCATACCACGTTGCCGCCCAGCTTGGTCACGCCCGTGCGCGTAATCATCCCCGACACGACGGCCACGGCGGGCGTGCCGCGCTTGGCGAAGATGTCGATGCCCTCGTGGCGGCGGGCACCTTGGTCACGGTCGGCGCCCCAGAAGCTGCCCACGGCCACGTCGTTTTTGCCCTTCACCGGAAAGCCCAAGGATGGAGCCCGCTGAATGCGCAGGGTGTAGCGGCCGGCACGCAGCAGCTCGGGCTGCACCCGCAAGAGGTGCTGCTGGTCATCGGGGGCGTCGTAGCTGAACGACAGGGCCGTGGTATCGGCCGAGGCTATGGGGCTGGGCAGGCGGTTGGGGCTGAGCTCGTAGGCGTCCAGAAAAACGTGGGCATCAGTGCCGGCGGCCAGCGTCAGGCTGATGTTGATACGCTCCCCGGCCCGCACGGCGTAGCGGTAGGAGGCGGCCATGGCCCGGTCGGCCCGAAACAGGCCGGTTTCCTGGAAGGGTAGGGTCACGACCAGCGAGTCGCGCAGGGCACGGTCGGCGGCAGCCAGCCAGTCGCGGCCCAGGGCCG
Above is a genomic segment from Hymenobacter cellulosivorans containing:
- a CDS encoding peptidoglycan DD-metalloendopeptidase family protein; translation: MSAIRLSLRFLFLIVLTTACSQQQTLQGLFQKSTPHEAYARRLRQAQLDETALGRDWLAAADRALRDSLVVTLPFQETGLFRADRAMAASYRYAVRAGERINISLTLAAGTDAHVFLDAYELSPNRLPSPIASADTTALSFSYDAPDDQQHLLRVQPELLRAGRYTLRIQRAPSLGFPVKGKNDVAVGSFWGADRDQGARRHEGIDIFAKRGTPAVAVVSGMITRTGVTKLGGNVVWLADAQHGQHIYYAHLDKQLVQPGQVVKAGDTLGLVGNTGNARTTQPHLHFGVYRAGRGAVDPFPFVRHADALPPAPRTKPERLGQWVRVKEKTTNLRRSPATKGSAVVAMSRNTPLFVLGSQASWYRVEQPDGRIGYVAAEAVVPAAAPALRREALAATADLYAYPTAAAAPLDTLPARSQVAVLGEFRGFRLVRSTSGAIGWLSKMAIKQG